One segment of Sulfobacillus thermosulfidooxidans DSM 9293 DNA contains the following:
- a CDS encoding peptide ABC transporter substrate-binding protein has product MSPRKSLILTSSLVLSLISAGCGNQTSAPTKTVVKGGTAVIALAPQTSPNWFFPIRAVGFGSDVNMQVENLMYKPLLDITPTDGIDFAHSLVSSITVSHNDTVFTLHLSSRYRWSNNQPITAQDVLFAWNLIQTTSSSNPHLPWSHAGSGVGGIPELWKNVSAINPTTVQITLKSSVNPIWFEHNGLAQITPLPVAVWDKYPHNIIKELAYIKSVANSPGAEPYHVVDGPYQFASMEPNNNWTFIPNPHYGGHKSSLAKVIFQYETSPQAEFEGLKTGTITVGYLPASLWNSRTQLHNDTLTTAYLFGFNYLQPNLNPEAPGGLGKAFDSRYVREALQMGINQPGIISTFYHGYGVVEDSPIPSEPPTHFYDSQLKSPLYPYNPQAGKQLLEKHGWHMVNGVMTKGSTRLAFTLTYVSGSNTVSDIAQLLKSSWAKEGIAVTLQSQPFDQIIAQANQSDPSKWNMVWWGGGWTYEPDFYPTGGGLFKTGAGANFGGYHSSVMDQLITKTYEPGTPHQIQQRLDAYQKWAAQDLPVLWMPWTPSFNVHANTLHGSVKTFNPVSDLYSPNYWTLSPS; this is encoded by the coding sequence TTGTCCCCACGTAAATCTCTTATTCTAACCTCAAGTCTCGTGCTATCCCTAATCTCGGCGGGATGCGGAAATCAGACATCGGCTCCAACCAAGACCGTCGTCAAAGGAGGGACGGCCGTCATTGCCTTAGCCCCACAAACATCGCCCAACTGGTTCTTCCCCATACGTGCAGTGGGATTTGGCTCGGATGTCAATATGCAGGTCGAGAATTTGATGTACAAACCGTTGTTGGATATTACCCCAACAGATGGGATTGATTTCGCTCATTCTCTTGTCTCGAGTATTACAGTATCTCATAATGATACCGTTTTTACTCTGCACCTGAGTTCACGCTACCGTTGGTCAAATAATCAACCTATTACAGCGCAGGATGTGTTATTTGCCTGGAATCTTATCCAAACAACGAGTTCATCCAATCCCCATTTACCGTGGAGCCACGCCGGTAGTGGTGTTGGCGGAATTCCGGAATTGTGGAAAAACGTTTCCGCTATCAATCCAACAACCGTTCAAATTACGCTAAAATCTTCTGTCAATCCGATTTGGTTTGAACATAATGGTTTAGCCCAGATTACTCCCCTGCCGGTTGCCGTATGGGATAAATATCCTCATAACATCATCAAGGAATTGGCCTACATCAAATCGGTCGCCAATTCTCCAGGGGCTGAGCCCTATCACGTGGTCGATGGGCCTTATCAGTTTGCCAGTATGGAGCCCAATAATAACTGGACATTTATTCCCAATCCCCATTATGGAGGACACAAATCATCACTGGCTAAAGTGATTTTCCAATATGAAACCTCACCGCAGGCTGAATTTGAAGGGCTAAAAACCGGGACGATTACGGTCGGATATCTCCCCGCTTCATTATGGAACTCACGAACTCAACTGCACAATGACACCTTAACCACAGCGTATTTATTTGGCTTTAATTACTTGCAACCCAACTTAAATCCCGAGGCTCCAGGAGGCCTTGGAAAAGCTTTTGACTCCCGCTATGTGCGAGAAGCCTTACAAATGGGAATCAACCAACCCGGGATTATTTCCACGTTTTATCATGGTTATGGTGTGGTAGAAGATAGTCCCATCCCCTCCGAGCCGCCCACGCATTTTTACGATAGTCAATTAAAGTCGCCACTCTATCCCTACAATCCTCAAGCTGGAAAACAATTGCTAGAAAAACATGGGTGGCACATGGTCAACGGTGTCATGACCAAAGGATCGACTCGCCTGGCATTTACTTTGACATATGTGAGTGGCAGCAACACGGTTAGTGATATTGCGCAGTTACTAAAAAGCAGCTGGGCCAAAGAAGGAATCGCGGTCACCTTGCAGTCACAGCCGTTCGACCAAATCATTGCCCAAGCCAACCAAAGCGATCCCAGTAAATGGAACATGGTTTGGTGGGGAGGGGGATGGACATATGAGCCAGACTTTTATCCCACCGGTGGAGGCTTGTTCAAAACAGGTGCCGGTGCCAATTTTGGTGGATATCATAGCTCCGTGATGGATCAATTAATCACCAAAACCTATGAACCCGGAACACCTCATCAAATCCAACAACGTCTCGATGCTTACCAAAAATGGGCCGCCCAGGATTTGCCCGTGTTGTGGATGCCGTGGACGCCATCTTTTAATGTGCATGCCAACACCTTGCATGGCTCCGTCAAAACCTTTAATCCGGTCTCAGATCTGTATTCTCCCAATTATTGGACTCTGTCTCCGTCGTAA
- a CDS encoding glycoside hydrolase family 15 protein: MQAPGAPGLEPRWTSSDKMAVGTSIAGTSRVWFTLSHGILNEIYFPRMDQANTRDAQFLVLTRDGRFLEEKRDLRHDFHYIDPDAPAFELINTDPQGTFRIIKRIVTWPDGNVVIQQFRFEVLHGSIEDFRVFLLVAPHIGNQGAHNNAQIITLREEPALLAWREATALCIQSTAKFKSCSVGYVGASDGWTQLYYRRTLEAYDEALDGNVALTAELDLTEPEQMIALAFGRSIQEAKFTASLALLHPYYTIEQRYIQQWREYMSGLSGLLPYDDPHSREQRISAMVLKIHHGKLFPGGIIASLSIPWGNAAGDGNMGGYHLVWPRDMVEAAQAFIALGDIEAAWQALLFLIATQKADGSWPQNFWLDGVPYWSGSQLDETAFPIHLAYHLWQLKDIKNQRAVYGMVKKALRYICLSGPVTQQDRWEEDGGYSPSTLAATISALVLGADLARQQGDDNIAEFCEHLADYWQGRIDKWTFTEHGQVDPRFPRHYVRIHVSVPPSPDGRVEHGYVPIKNVLPGEPNQYPEEAVIDGGFLELVRYGLKSPRDPHIVDSVAAYDAVLKVDLPYGPLWHRYNHDGYGEMPDGSPFQGAGQGRLWPLLAGERGHYALALGESPEPYLKAMEGASSVGGMIPEQVWDQPDIPEKELYFGRPSGSAMPLVWAHAEYIKLLRSAMDGRVFELPDVVRMRYTVHPTHSAMVFWQFNHKRHHFYASDETLRIVVPQFAQCVFTTNEWKTHEMQDMRDNGLGVYFLDVDLKGQDMVEFTFYWPEAGHWEGQNYRLDLIKTS, from the coding sequence ATGCAGGCACCCGGAGCACCAGGACTCGAACCCCGGTGGACCAGTAGTGATAAAATGGCGGTCGGCACATCCATTGCCGGAACCTCGCGCGTATGGTTTACCTTATCGCATGGAATTTTAAATGAAATCTATTTTCCTCGGATGGATCAGGCCAATACCCGCGACGCGCAATTTCTTGTCCTCACTCGTGATGGCCGGTTTCTGGAAGAAAAACGGGATTTGCGGCACGATTTTCATTATATAGATCCTGATGCGCCCGCTTTTGAACTCATTAATACCGATCCTCAAGGCACGTTTCGGATTATCAAACGAATTGTCACATGGCCCGACGGCAATGTCGTTATTCAACAGTTTCGCTTTGAAGTTCTCCACGGATCGATTGAAGACTTTCGAGTTTTTTTGTTAGTCGCACCCCATATTGGCAATCAGGGAGCACATAATAACGCGCAAATTATCACCTTGCGTGAAGAGCCAGCATTATTGGCTTGGCGGGAAGCTACGGCATTATGCATTCAATCGACTGCAAAATTCAAATCGTGCAGTGTCGGTTATGTGGGAGCATCCGATGGCTGGACACAACTATATTACCGGCGGACTCTGGAAGCCTATGATGAGGCTTTAGACGGTAATGTGGCATTAACCGCAGAACTGGATTTAACAGAACCCGAACAGATGATTGCTCTGGCTTTTGGGCGGAGCATCCAAGAAGCCAAATTTACGGCATCCTTAGCGCTATTGCATCCCTATTACACGATTGAACAACGCTATATTCAACAGTGGCGTGAATATATGAGCGGTTTAAGTGGTCTTTTACCCTATGATGACCCCCATAGTCGTGAGCAGCGCATTTCGGCCATGGTTCTAAAAATTCACCACGGCAAATTATTTCCCGGAGGCATCATTGCATCCTTATCAATTCCCTGGGGTAATGCTGCGGGGGATGGCAATATGGGTGGGTACCATTTGGTGTGGCCAAGGGACATGGTCGAAGCCGCCCAGGCATTTATTGCCTTGGGAGACATTGAGGCGGCATGGCAGGCATTACTGTTTCTGATTGCGACGCAGAAGGCTGATGGATCATGGCCGCAGAATTTTTGGTTGGACGGTGTACCCTATTGGTCAGGATCTCAGCTTGACGAAACTGCTTTTCCCATTCATTTAGCCTATCATTTATGGCAATTAAAAGATATAAAAAATCAACGGGCGGTTTACGGCATGGTCAAAAAAGCTCTCCGTTATATTTGTCTATCGGGTCCGGTAACACAACAAGACCGGTGGGAAGAAGATGGTGGGTATTCGCCCTCCACATTAGCCGCCACGATTAGTGCCTTAGTTCTGGGCGCTGATTTAGCCCGTCAGCAAGGCGATGACAATATTGCCGAATTTTGTGAGCATCTGGCCGATTATTGGCAAGGTCGCATTGACAAATGGACTTTTACCGAGCATGGGCAAGTGGATCCCCGTTTTCCGCGTCATTATGTCCGCATTCATGTCTCCGTTCCGCCCAGTCCCGATGGTCGGGTGGAACATGGCTATGTTCCCATCAAGAATGTGTTACCAGGCGAACCGAATCAATATCCGGAAGAAGCCGTGATTGACGGCGGATTTTTGGAACTGGTCCGTTACGGCCTAAAATCACCACGCGATCCCCACATTGTGGATTCAGTAGCCGCCTATGATGCCGTGTTAAAGGTCGATTTGCCCTATGGGCCCTTATGGCATCGGTATAATCATGATGGATATGGCGAAATGCCTGACGGATCCCCATTTCAAGGTGCGGGTCAAGGACGTCTGTGGCCCTTATTGGCTGGAGAGAGAGGGCATTATGCGCTAGCCCTGGGAGAGTCTCCCGAGCCCTATTTAAAAGCCATGGAAGGAGCCTCTAGTGTAGGGGGAATGATTCCCGAGCAAGTTTGGGATCAACCCGATATCCCTGAAAAAGAACTCTACTTTGGCCGTCCTTCAGGATCCGCTATGCCTTTAGTTTGGGCTCATGCGGAATATATCAAATTACTGCGGTCGGCCATGGATGGCCGCGTGTTTGAGTTACCGGACGTGGTCAGAATGCGTTACACGGTGCATCCAACGCACTCTGCCATGGTGTTTTGGCAATTTAATCATAAGCGCCATCACTTTTATGCCAGTGATGAAACCCTACGGATTGTTGTGCCCCAATTTGCACAGTGTGTTTTTACCACAAATGAATGGAAAACTCACGAGATGCAGGACATGAGGGACAACGGGTTAGGCGTGTACTTTCTCGATGTCGATCTCAAAGGACAGGACATGGTGGAATTTACGTTTTATTGGCCGGAAGCAGGACACTGGGAGGGCCAAAACTACCGTCTCGATTTAATTAAAACTTCTTAA
- a CDS encoding ketopantoate reductase family protein, giving the protein MMTVLIIGAGALGTYFGGKLIQEGVPVTFLVRSGRYQQIQNDGLVVRSVHGDFRLNPPILQHISPTTHYDVVFLTVKSYHLPNLWDTLDQLVSQGSVIIPFLNGVAHMDELLTRYGPEHVLGGICYTEATLLPSGVVEQTSPMQELVVGSVSGKIPGVVGSLREAFARQGVQFTESQSIMTDMWIKYIFLVVFSAATTVFRSSIGDILADEQSASWLSYALEETITVAKSLNVALPEHVYSRIWNRIQSLPLSMTSSMFKDSQRGYPLEVEHLQGYLARQAWTHHVQIPRMETAYWALRPLALGQNIAKMA; this is encoded by the coding sequence ATGATGACCGTTTTGATTATTGGAGCCGGTGCATTGGGGACTTATTTTGGTGGAAAACTTATTCAAGAGGGAGTTCCGGTCACATTTTTAGTGCGTTCCGGTCGCTATCAACAAATTCAGAACGACGGACTGGTGGTGCGCAGTGTCCACGGGGACTTTCGTCTGAATCCGCCTATCTTGCAACATATTTCACCCACGACCCATTACGATGTCGTGTTTTTAACGGTGAAAAGCTATCACCTGCCAAATCTGTGGGATACATTAGACCAATTGGTGAGTCAAGGAAGTGTCATCATTCCCTTCTTAAATGGAGTCGCCCACATGGATGAGTTACTCACTCGCTACGGACCAGAGCATGTCTTAGGTGGTATATGCTATACCGAGGCGACACTTCTCCCTAGTGGTGTTGTTGAACAAACGAGCCCAATGCAAGAATTGGTCGTGGGGTCCGTCTCCGGAAAGATACCAGGGGTAGTGGGATCATTGCGAGAAGCTTTTGCACGTCAAGGCGTGCAATTTACCGAGAGTCAAAGTATTATGACCGATATGTGGATTAAATATATTTTTTTGGTGGTGTTCAGTGCCGCAACCACGGTATTTCGAAGTAGCATTGGAGACATTTTAGCGGATGAACAGAGTGCTTCCTGGTTATCCTATGCTCTTGAAGAGACGATAACCGTTGCTAAGTCCCTGAACGTGGCGTTGCCGGAGCATGTGTATAGCCGCATTTGGAACCGGATTCAAAGCCTTCCTTTATCCATGACCTCGTCGATGTTTAAAGATTCTCAGCGGGGATATCCGCTAGAAGTGGAACATCTCCAAGGCTATCTTGCCCGTCAGGCATGGACACATCATGTTCAGATTCCGCGCATGGAAACCGCTTATTGGGCTTTACGCCCACTGGCCCTCGGGCAAAATATTGCGAAGATGGCCTGA
- a CDS encoding trimeric intracellular cation channel family protein — protein sequence MWDILNILGTMAFAISGALVAIEENYDIFGIFVLSFITAFGGGAIRNLLIGLPLQLLWSQSALFKTALLTTLVILLLPTIWLKRWPLILIFFDAVGLGAYAIEGALYAVSAHHGLATVIVAATLTGIGGGMLRDVLAGRKPFVLQHDEYYAIWTILGGMAIGLKWVQSPVQLYILLGSIVSLRMISVIFHWRVPHHLFTQWSRQKSQSPTP from the coding sequence ATGTGGGACATCCTCAATATCTTGGGCACCATGGCATTTGCCATATCGGGGGCTCTTGTTGCCATTGAAGAAAACTATGATATTTTTGGGATTTTTGTCTTAAGCTTTATTACCGCTTTCGGCGGCGGAGCTATCCGGAACCTCTTGATTGGCCTTCCTCTCCAACTATTGTGGAGTCAATCAGCATTATTCAAGACCGCACTGCTGACGACGCTTGTCATCCTGCTTCTTCCCACAATATGGCTTAAACGGTGGCCCTTGATTCTGATCTTTTTCGATGCCGTGGGTCTAGGAGCCTATGCGATTGAAGGAGCCCTCTACGCTGTTTCAGCCCATCATGGATTGGCAACGGTCATTGTGGCAGCAACCTTGACTGGAATAGGCGGAGGCATGTTACGCGATGTCCTCGCGGGACGCAAACCTTTTGTGTTACAACATGACGAATATTATGCCATCTGGACCATTTTAGGCGGCATGGCGATTGGACTAAAATGGGTCCAAAGTCCTGTTCAACTCTATATTCTGTTGGGTTCGATTGTTAGCTTGCGTATGATATCGGTCATCTTTCACTGGCGGGTACCACACCATCTCTTCACGCAATGGAGCCGGCAAAAAAGCCAATCACCGACTCCTTAA
- a CDS encoding glycerophosphodiester phosphodiesterase: MFWGYKQMKPLIWAHRGYAARYPENSLPAFFDAYHAGAHGIECDLQMARDGTIVLAHDAALRGVDGQPILIKDLDWLEIQVLTQGRMNRLEDLAQLPQGLFMNLELKEQGPLDALFVDRLVPIMEHDHWKNRILFSSFSGTLLTLLEKRLPHISRAALWASWLPDPEEFASLVHVDAVHVAAPFLNLESLNRYHQAGYRLAVWNLQNAQVMTEWIHHGIDGVIIDNPLWMAEIPK, translated from the coding sequence ATGTTTTGGGGTTATAAACAAATGAAACCATTGATATGGGCACATCGCGGTTACGCGGCCCGGTATCCGGAGAATAGTCTGCCGGCATTTTTCGACGCGTACCATGCTGGCGCTCACGGGATTGAATGCGATTTGCAAATGGCTCGAGATGGTACCATTGTCTTGGCTCATGATGCAGCATTGCGGGGAGTAGATGGGCAGCCCATATTGATTAAAGATCTCGACTGGTTAGAGATACAGGTACTGACTCAAGGCAGGATGAACCGCCTCGAAGATTTGGCCCAATTGCCCCAGGGATTATTCATGAATTTAGAGCTGAAAGAACAAGGGCCGTTGGATGCCCTTTTTGTAGATCGTTTAGTTCCTATCATGGAGCATGATCATTGGAAAAATCGCATTCTTTTTTCATCATTTAGTGGAACCTTATTAACGCTTTTAGAAAAACGTTTGCCACATATTTCGCGCGCTGCCCTGTGGGCGAGTTGGTTGCCGGATCCAGAAGAGTTTGCAAGCCTCGTGCATGTCGATGCCGTTCACGTTGCGGCACCGTTTTTAAATCTGGAATCGCTAAACCGTTATCACCAGGCCGGCTATCGTCTCGCCGTATGGAATCTTCAAAACGCTCAGGTCATGACTGAATGGATTCATCATGGGATTGATGGGGTCATCATCGATAATCCTCTTTGGATGGCGGAAATCCCAAAATGA
- a CDS encoding helix-turn-helix domain-containing protein, translated as MCTKSHTDSPEFKQQIVQEAQDTQNAPWVARRHQLSPSMVRRWVHEAVKSAHHPHRFNLQYLDNSPARMTFHMFHAAIATPPGLSARQPLHHLRTRDPLRHPDHHPVRRHGREEIAVEKLI; from the coding sequence ATGTGTACAAAGAGTCACACCGATTCACCGGAATTCAAACAACAGATTGTTCAAGAAGCTCAAGACACGCAAAATGCGCCATGGGTCGCTCGTCGTCATCAGCTCAGTCCGTCCATGGTGCGTCGCTGGGTGCATGAGGCCGTCAAATCAGCGCACCATCCCCACCGGTTTAATCTCCAATATCTAGACAATAGTCCTGCTCGCATGACATTCCATATGTTTCACGCCGCCATCGCCACTCCCCCAGGATTAAGCGCGCGTCAGCCTCTCCACCATTTAAGAACTCGTGACCCACTCCGGCATCCAGACCACCACCCGGTACGTCGGCATGGGCGGGAAGAAATTGCGGTTGAAAAACTAATTTAA
- a CDS encoding TMEM165/GDT1 family protein, with the protein MDWKVMLSTFGLIFFAELGDKTQLSVMTLSAQSNSALSVFIGAALALSFSALLGVIFGEAVTKLIPAQYIHFGAGAAFVILGFLLMTGKL; encoded by the coding sequence GTGGATTGGAAAGTGATGTTGTCAACCTTTGGATTAATTTTCTTTGCCGAATTAGGGGATAAAACACAACTGAGTGTGATGACCCTGTCAGCTCAAAGCAATTCCGCATTATCCGTATTTATTGGCGCCGCTCTGGCTTTATCGTTTAGTGCCTTATTGGGTGTCATTTTTGGGGAAGCCGTAACGAAATTGATCCCAGCTCAATATATTCATTTCGGGGCTGGAGCGGCTTTTGTTATTTTAGGATTTTTGTTGATGACGGGTAAGTTGTAA
- a CDS encoding restriction endonuclease, translated as MAQLTQRRIGEIMRAVFDVLAENPDGLPAREVLAQVEQRLPLTDFEKSTYPKRPHIRRFEKVVRFATIAPVKAGWLIKDKGQWILTDAGRSAYHRFTDPVALKREANRLYKQWHATLTGDDSNGESTETDQDMPDPSSIVEEAEETAWAQIKDYLRHLNPFDFQNLVAALLRSMGYFVEWIAPPGPDGGIDIVAHTDPLGAKGPRILVQVKHRDNKATVEELRSFLAILGDSDVGLFVSTEGFTAEAEKVGRSQERRRIMLLNLERLFDLWVQHYPEIPDTDRKLLPLRPIYYLVP; from the coding sequence ATGGCTCAGCTAACCCAACGCCGAATTGGCGAAATCATGCGAGCAGTGTTCGATGTTTTGGCGGAAAATCCTGACGGATTGCCGGCACGCGAGGTCTTAGCGCAAGTCGAACAACGACTGCCGTTAACCGATTTTGAAAAAAGCACCTATCCAAAGCGACCTCATATACGACGATTCGAAAAAGTTGTCCGTTTTGCAACGATTGCCCCGGTTAAAGCAGGATGGCTTATTAAAGATAAAGGACAATGGATTCTCACCGATGCGGGTCGGTCGGCGTATCACAGATTCACAGATCCGGTCGCCTTAAAACGTGAAGCGAACCGCCTCTATAAACAATGGCATGCCACGTTAACGGGCGACGACAGTAACGGGGAATCGACAGAAACCGACCAAGATATGCCGGACCCCAGCAGTATTGTGGAAGAAGCCGAAGAAACGGCGTGGGCTCAAATTAAGGACTATCTCCGACATCTCAATCCCTTTGATTTTCAAAATCTGGTCGCAGCTTTATTACGTAGCATGGGATATTTCGTCGAGTGGATCGCTCCTCCTGGACCCGATGGCGGTATCGATATTGTCGCCCATACCGATCCCCTAGGAGCCAAGGGTCCTCGCATTCTCGTTCAGGTGAAGCATCGAGACAACAAGGCAACAGTCGAGGAACTACGATCATTTCTGGCCATTCTGGGGGACTCCGACGTCGGGCTGTTTGTATCAACTGAAGGATTCACCGCCGAGGCTGAAAAAGTGGGGCGGTCTCAAGAGCGTCGACGCATCATGCTTCTGAATCTCGAGCGGTTGTTTGATTTATGGGTGCAACACTACCCCGAAATCCCCGACACAGACCGAAAGCTATTGCCGTTGCGGCCCATTTACTATTTGGTCCCCTAA